In a genomic window of Macrobrachium rosenbergii isolate ZJJX-2024 chromosome 44, ASM4041242v1, whole genome shotgun sequence:
- the LOC136829494 gene encoding uncharacterized protein encodes MEGDHTEDDCATGTENSKDGVMEDEAIVINLSDECSIEEEVRILMQSQKNVEPKRRAEITWKRKVEILAEIEKMDKLPGKMSHREMAAHFCIPRNTLFSILRARDRIFEAYKWNPNGRRKRLRSGKAPHVERALFKWYKNAKKQKLPLSNIVLFEKARDFAVSQGSYNFRPTTGWLERWKKRHNITFAAEASSGGYEKSNENEDEEKTNSNSSSVKDEDQVAESDQHSEQEEEEEEEDDDDEDYDDDDDSCSPTAQDISSLLQISLQETDDVVHRGKGIKRQTLTLRQKFDIVKAVESLPMKWSLRDMASFFDVPKTTMLHMMKNRDVIVMNYFNSPDKERRRNKKGKAPDIEDALYLWYLKVKEKNLPITAGILRKKAKSIALSVGKPDFVPTEGWFARWKKRNNVTCGRPKQYDGTETANVHPSEYDEGDMQLFNTAYEKEKRTSLSLRQKVEIIHQMESEPKVKLREWVDLYNVSKSTLSIIKKNKETILKSFYGDPSADRKRMRKGSASEVEEALFRWYKEVKDQSINLTSTTLRDKAKELANYMGKVDFIPTSTWLDTWKRKHGLLDPQKETDQQQPMLQTNLNQSAIQPVAEDKQQNRFHFHQDPHSAAGHMYVMENPNVPPSAGVFKGPTNPQPVNNSYPRDIFGFQVPSHTQENVGNFDGFLRNQTHPNEAAIENANNIAPHGVPPGSGANQQFSSLPTANKFMGSHVYGNELSNARDMFGSNGMNRGVITNSRDHNGVPASAITQGGYASSGRVLQPYKVDNHQSSNVLPATELLSEGSVRRAMMEIRRFLEQSPYPVDWSVVHSFEMLVHANIAASRGICPP; translated from the coding sequence ATGGAAGGTGACCACACCGAAGATGACTGTGCCACAGGCACAGAGAACTCCAAAGATGGTGTAATGGAGGATGAGGCTATTGTTATAAATCTATCTGATGAATGCTCCATTGAGGAAGAAGTACGGATACTAATGCAGTCACAGAAAAATGTTGAGCCCAAACGTCGTGCAGAAATTACTTGGAAGCGCAAAGTGGAGATCCTCGCTGAAATTGAGAAAATGGATAAGTTACCAGGTAAGATGTCTCATCGTGAAATGGCAGCTCATTTTTGCATTCCTCGAAACACACTCTTCAGCATACTTCGTGCTAGGGATAGAATATTCGAAGCCTATAAATGGAACccaaatggaagaagaaagagactgAGGTCTGGGAAAGCTCCTCACGTAGAGCGAGCACTTTTTAAGTGGTATAAAAATGCCAAGAAACAAAAGCTACCTCTctcaaatattgttttgtttgaaaaagCCAGAGACTTTGCTGTGTCTCAAGGGAGTTATAATTTCCGTCCCACAACAGGCTGGTTAGAAAGGTGGAAAAAGCGACACAATATCACCTTTGCAGCTGAAGCATCAAGTGGAGGTTatgaaaaaagtaatgaaaatgaagacgaaGAAAAGACAAATAGTAATAGTTCATCTGTCAAAGATGAAGATCAGGTAGCAGAAAGTGACCAGCATTctgaacaggaggaggaggaggaggaggaggatgatgatgatgaggactatgatgatgatgatgattcctgCTCTCCAACTGCACAAGACATAAGCAGCTTGCTTCAGATTAGTTTGCAAGAAACAGATGACGTTGTGCATAGAGGGAAAGGGATCAAGAGACAAACTTTAACACTCAGACAAAAATTTGATATTGTTAAAGCTGTTGAAAGTCTTCCCATGAAATGGAGTTTACGGGATATGGCCTCTTTCTTTGATGTTCCAAAGACAACCATGTTGCACATGATGAAAAACAGGGATGTTATAGTGATGAATTATTTTAATAGCCCGGATAAGGAAAGGAGGCGTAATAAAAAGGGTAAGGCTCCTGATATAGAGGATGCCTTATATCTGTGGTACCTAAAAGTTAAGGAAAAGAATTTGCCAATAACAGCTGGGATTTTGAGAAAAAAAGCCAAATCTATTGCATTGTCTGTTGGGAAACCAGACTTTGTGCCAACAGAAGGATGGTTTGCTcgttggaaaaaaagaaataatgtcaCGTGTGGCCGTCCTAAACAGTATGATGGGACTGAAACAGCAAATGTCCATCCTTCCGAATATGATGAAGGTGATATGCAACTCTTTAATACTgcgtatgaaaaagaaaaacgtacATCCTTGTCATTAAGACAGAAAGTTGAGATTATTCATCAGATGGAATCAGAGCCAAAAGTTAAACTAAGGGAATGGGTTGATTTATATAATGTGTCAAAATCTACCTTAAGtatcattaagaaaaacaaagaaacaatactCAAATCATTCTATGGCGACCCTTCAGCTGACCGTAAGCGCATGAGAAAAGGCTCTGCATCTGAAGTTGAAGAAGCACTCTTTAGGTGGTATAAGGAAGTGAAAGACCAAAGCATCAATCTTACAAGTACAACACTAAGAGATAAAGCTAAAGAATTGGCAAACTATATGGGAAAAGTGGATTTCATACCCACATCCACATGGCTTgatacctggaaaagaaaacatGGGTTACTTGATCCGCAGAAGGAAACTGATCAACAGCAGCCTATGTTACAAACAAACTTAAACCAGAGTGCTATTCAGCCTGTAGCAGAAGACAAGCAACAAAATCGTTTTCACTTTCATCAGGACCCTCACAGTGCTGCTGGTCACATGTATGTGATGGAAAATCCAAACGTTCCTCCTAGTGCAGGTGTATTCAAAGGCCCCACAAATCCTCAGCCAGTGAATAACTCCTACCCTAGGGATATATTTGGCTTTCAGGTTCCTTCCCACACTCAGGAAAATGTAGGTAATTTTGATGGTTTTCTTAGAAATCAGACACATCCTAATGAAGCAGCCATTGAAAATGCCAATAACATTGCTCCTCACGGAGTTCCACCGGGCAGTGGTGCCAACCAACAATTTTCATCTCTCCCAACAGCAAACAAATTTATGGGATCTCATGTTTATGGAAATGAACTCTCCAATGCACGTGATATGTTCGGTAGCAATGGAATGAATCGTGGTGTTATTACTAATTCCCGTGACCACAATGGTGTACCTGCTTCTGCCATAACTCAAGGGGGCTATGCCTCCTCAGGACGTGTATTACAGCCATACAAGGTAGACAACCATCAGTCCTCAAACGTACTTCCTGCCACGGAGCTCCTTAGTGAAGGTTCAGTTCGACGAGCTATGATGGAAATTAGACGTTTCTTAGAACAGTCTCCTTACCCTGTAGATTGGTCTGTTGTTCATAGCTTTGAGATGCTTGTTCATGCCAATATAGCTGCAAGTAGAGGCATTTGTCCTCCATAA